One genomic region from Manis pentadactyla isolate mManPen7 chromosome 12, mManPen7.hap1, whole genome shotgun sequence encodes:
- the LOC118920781 gene encoding olfactory receptor 18-like — protein sequence MEPQNLIGISEFLLLGLSEDPELQALLFGLFLSMYLVTVLGNLLIILAVGSDPHLHTPMYSFLSSLSLADTGFSTTTIPKMLVNIQTHSKSISHAGCLTQVSFFSLFGCLDSLLLAVMAYDRFVAICHPLHYAAIMRPHLCGLLVLLSFLISLLGAQTHCLMVSKLGFCTHVEIPHFFCDVPQLIRLACSDTSTSNIAIFLIGTISGLLPISGIIFSYYRIVSSILRVPSAGGKSKAFSTCGSHLAVVCLFYGAGLAVYFTLAASSSPGRNTVASVA from the coding sequence ATGGAACCTCAGAATCTTATAGGCATCtcagaattcctcctcctgggcctctcAGAGGATCCGGAGCTGCAGGCCCTCCTCTTCGGGCTGTTCCTgtccatgtacctggtcaccgtcctggggaacctgctcatcatcctggccgtcggctctgacccccacctccacacccccatgtactccTTCCTCTCCAGCCTGTCCCTGGCTGACACTGGTTTCagcaccaccaccatccccaagatgctggtgaacatccagACCCACAGCAAGTCCATCTCCCATGCAGGCTGCCTCACTCAGgtgtcctttttttctctttttgggtGTTTGGACAGCCTACTCCTGgctgtgatggcctatgaccggttcgtggccatctgccaccccctGCACTACGCAGCCATCATGAGGCCCCACCTCTGTGGCTTGTTAGTCCTGCTGTCATTTCTCATCAGCCTTTTGGGTGCCCAGACTCACTGCTTGATGGTGTCCAAACTTGGCTTCTGCACACATGTGGAAATCCCTCATTTCTTCTGTGACGTCCCTCAGCTTATCCGCCTCGCCTGCTCTGACACCTCCACCAGTAACATAGCCATATTTCTCATTGGGACCATCTCCGGGCTTCTCCCTATCTCTGGAATCATTTTCTCCTACTATAGAATTGTTTCCTCCATTCTGAGAGTCCCCTCAGCCGGGGGGAAGtccaaagccttctccacctgtggctCTCACCTGGCAGTGGTTTGCTTGTTTTATGGCGCAGGCCTAGCTGTGTACTTCACTTTGGCTGCTTCGTCTTCCCCGGGGAGGAATACGGTGGCCTCGGTGGCGTAA